In Vibrio alginolyticus NBRC 15630 = ATCC 17749, the sequence AGCCTATGTATCCCCACCTCACTGGTTTGGGTATTCACGACCCTAAGCAGATTGAACGTTATTCCCTACGCCAAGAAGCACACAAAGACGTACTCAAGATCTATTTCCACAAGCAAAAAGGCGAACTGTTCGCTAAAAGCGTTAAATTCAAATACCCGCGCCAAATCAAAAATGTTCTTGTGGACAGTGGCAGTCACAAATATAAAGAAGTAACGGAAATCAACCGTAACCTCACATTAGTCATTGATGAACTGAATAAAATCACTAAGCCAACGAAACAACCTGAGGTTGATGTAAAAGAGAAAATTCTTTCAGACCTTCGTCATTTAGAAAAAGTCGTTTCGAGCAAGATCGCAGAGATCGAAGCGGATCTTGAAAAACTAAAGTAAAACGTTAAGTCTTAAATATTAAAAAGGGTTAGCATTGATGCTAACCCTTTTTATTTGTACTCAATCATTATCTAGATCTAACTGCGCCGATTATCGGTTCATCCCACTCAAATCGAGTAAACAATTGCTGCCAAGTTTCATCAAGATTGGCCGTCATGACAATCTCTTGATCGGTAAATGGATGGACAAACCGTAACTCTGAAGCATGCAGTAGCAAACGATGAGAATCAAACTCTGTGCGATACAGCTTGTTGTGCTTTCCATCCCCGTGCGTTGTATCACCCACGATCGGATGGCGTAGATGTGCCATATGACGACGAAGTTGGTGCTTACGCCCCGTTTTAGGTTTCATCTCAACTAAGCAATAACGCGTTGTAGGAAATTTACCCGTCGAATAGGGAACCTCCACTTTAGCCAACGGCTTATATTCCGTCACCGCTTCTTGCGCTTCTTTTTCTTGTGAAGCGAACTTATCAGCAATCTTGTCTAACTCCACTTTGAGTGCGTAATCCAAGACGCCCTCTTCCTCAATCCAACCGCGTACTATCGCGTGGTATGTCTTTTCCATTTTATGTTCAGCAAACATCGGCATGACTTGTGATGCGACTTCACTCGACAAAGCAAACACGAGCACACCAGATGTTGGACGATCCAGACGATGCAATGGGAACACATGCTGACCAATTTGGTCGCGCAAAGTTTGCATGACAAATTGAGTTTCGTGTTTATCTAACCAACTGCGATGCACTAACATGCCGGCAGGCTTGTTGACCGCTACAAAATATTCATCCTGATAAACGATCTCCAACTCAACTGGTTCTGAAGATCGCGCTATTTCTTGTTCTAGCATGCGTTTACTTACACAGTTCGTCAATGGTTCGGATTGTAACAAGCAGCTCTGCGAACTGCGGTTCCTGCTTCCACGCTTCTGAAAAATAGGGCTCGAGAGAAAACCCTCTTGGCAATGGTTGGTTGTTTTCCACTAGCACGTGCATTCTGTCTATAAAGATCCACTGCAACCACTCATGAGGATGCAATGTATCAATCGCAAATGGCTCCACGCTTTGTAAGGCTTGCTCTGAAGGCCTAGTGTGTTGCCACAACTTATGTTCTTTAAGCTGCGTTTCAAGTTGGTGAAGTAAGTCGACCAATTGAGTATTTGTTACCATTAATTCTATCTCGAACCTTGAATTAGCCGAGAATGATACCATTTCTTGTGAAAAGAACGTTAGGACGTCGTATTTAATGGAAAACATTCAAACCCTCACTCAACTGTTGAACAACAGCCACTGTGATTATCAAATCTTCGATCTTGGTCGCCGTATCAAAACCATCGCTAAGAAAGAGTTTACCGATGTAGAAAAAGGTCAAGCACCTTACCCATTTCCAATGCAGCGTAAAGCACACCTTGCCATCGCTTATTGGAATGAACAAAAGCAACCTTGGATTTGGTTTCTAAAGTTTGAATTGGACGAGCGCGGTTTGTTAAAGCAAGCGGATATCGGCAATTTCATTAAATACGTAGTGGAAGCCATGGGAACACGCCTCAATGGTGATATCTCTGAAGAGCAACAGCAAAAGCTGTCTAATAACCCATATACGTTCAAACCTTCCGAAGACAAAATGGCCGTGTTTCATAGCCAGGTCCGCGCGAACCTCGATCTTCCTACCAGCCAATATTATGAGCACACTCAGCATTACTTTTCAGGTGGTTTAGGCTGGGATAATTGGCAAACCGTAGGTCTGCAAGGGATCACCGACATGGCCGCTCGTTTGGACAAAGAGCAAAACGGGGTAATGATACGCAAAGCGTTGAACCACCTACCAAATGAGCCACTTTATGCCCTATTAGGTGCGCTTGAGCATGTAGAGCTTCAAGAGCGTTTAGCAGAACGTATTGCGGAAAAGGCACAGCAAGAAATCGCAAGTAGCGAACCTGATCTCTTCCTACTTTCAGCACTTATCCGAGCCCTTGCTGGTGCACCAACAGAAGTCGCCTCTCCAGTATTAGATGCGATATTGCATAGCCCTCGTTTAAGCCACCAGGAGGTTTTGATTGGTGTGGCGGGTCGCGCTTGGCACTTACTCGCCAATGAAAAGGTAGCAGAACAGTTTTTGCTGCGTTTAGCTCAAACCGGTAATCAAGCCCTATTTAATCAGTTATTTGCCGATTTAGTGATGCTGCCAGAGTTAAGAATGGTGTTATTGCCTTTGCTGCATTCAAACCCATCAGAGGAACTAGCAAATGCGCTAGTAAGCTTACAACAAGCAACAAAAAGCTAAGAAAGGTTCAGGAATGATTGGTGATCTTTTAGCAATTTTAGGGCTCTGCTTTTTCTGTTACCTGTTTTGGCAACAGCGTCGCCAAGCCGAACTCGCAAAAGCGGCCATCACGCGTAAATGTGAGCAATTGGATCTCCAATTAATCAGCATCGCCTTTGGTGCCCATAAACTAAAAACGCCAGACGGAGTCTGGCGTTGGCATACGGTGTATCAATTTGAGTTTTCATCTCTTGGTGACGATTGCTACCAAGGAGAGTTAACCATGGTCGGTTTCAGGCCGCAGAACTTTCACCTACCACCGCATCGCTTGTAAATTCCATTTCAAAGTAAGGACCATATATATCCTTACTTTCTTTTGTTTTAACAAATCCCAGCTTTTTCAGTACCGCCATAGAAGCTTGATGATTGCTATTCACGTTAGCTTTCACCTTATTCAAGCCCAACTCACGGCACGCTTTGGGGAAAAATGCTTTTAGTGCTTCTGTTGCTAACCCTTTACCCCAATATGATTTATCAAAAATAAACCCTAATTCAGGTTCGGAATCGAGATTAGCAATAAACACGTGCCCCATATAGTCACGACTGGTGCTCTCTAGCACTGCCATACTATAAATGTTCTCATCATCCAGTATTTTCTCAAACATCTGTTTGGCAGACGCAACTGTATACGGACCATTCAATTCAGCACGGTTTTTCGCACAGCAATTCAGCATGACGAATTCTAGTTGCAACGACTCATTGTAGGGTAGAAGAAGCATTCTTCTGGTTACTATGGCCACATCTGTTCCTTGATTACAACAAACTTAATCTATCCGCAGATCACAAACTCGATGAGCTGAACATGCTCAATGATTGCGGGCATAACACCTTGTAGAGAAGCCGAAAGTTAAACCAACTGGTTGGAAAGGATATTGATCTGAGTTGTTTTTTATTAAGTGTTATTAGGAATTTATATATTTTGTGATATTGATATCCCCAAGCAACATCGAGATGCTTAATTCAATGAGAACACTGGATATCGTTTTTATATAAGAAAGACCCCGACACATAAGTATCGGGGTCATGGTCTTACTCGCAGCAGTCCGGCTACTAAAAGTGCTCCATGCATCATCCATAATAGTGGCTGATTCCGTCAGCTTATTCCTTACGTCGCCGTCCTAGCGGTGTCCTTATCATCCTGACTGCTAACATTCCTCGTTAGCACACGTCAC encodes:
- a CDS encoding DUF3461 family protein produces the protein MYPHLTGLGIHDPKQIERYSLRQEAHKDVLKIYFHKQKGELFAKSVKFKYPRQIKNVLVDSGSHKYKEVTEINRNLTLVIDELNKITKPTKQPEVDVKEKILSDLRHLEKVVSSKIAEIEADLEKLK
- the truC gene encoding tRNA pseudouridine(65) synthase TruC, with the protein product MLEQEIARSSEPVELEIVYQDEYFVAVNKPAGMLVHRSWLDKHETQFVMQTLRDQIGQHVFPLHRLDRPTSGVLVFALSSEVASQVMPMFAEHKMEKTYHAIVRGWIEEEGVLDYALKVELDKIADKFASQEKEAQEAVTEYKPLAKVEVPYSTGKFPTTRYCLVEMKPKTGRKHQLRRHMAHLRHPIVGDTTHGDGKHNKLYRTEFDSHRLLLHASELRFVHPFTDQEIVMTANLDETWQQLFTRFEWDEPIIGAVRSR
- a CDS encoding YqcC family protein, which codes for MVTNTQLVDLLHQLETQLKEHKLWQHTRPSEQALQSVEPFAIDTLHPHEWLQWIFIDRMHVLVENNQPLPRGFSLEPYFSEAWKQEPQFAELLVTIRTIDELCK
- a CDS encoding DUF3549 family protein; this encodes MENIQTLTQLLNNSHCDYQIFDLGRRIKTIAKKEFTDVEKGQAPYPFPMQRKAHLAIAYWNEQKQPWIWFLKFELDERGLLKQADIGNFIKYVVEAMGTRLNGDISEEQQQKLSNNPYTFKPSEDKMAVFHSQVRANLDLPTSQYYEHTQHYFSGGLGWDNWQTVGLQGITDMAARLDKEQNGVMIRKALNHLPNEPLYALLGALEHVELQERLAERIAEKAQQEIASSEPDLFLLSALIRALAGAPTEVASPVLDAILHSPRLSHQEVLIGVAGRAWHLLANEKVAEQFLLRLAQTGNQALFNQLFADLVMLPELRMVLLPLLHSNPSEELANALVSLQQATKS
- a CDS encoding DUF3301 domain-containing protein; this encodes MIGDLLAILGLCFFCYLFWQQRRQAELAKAAITRKCEQLDLQLISIAFGAHKLKTPDGVWRWHTVYQFEFSSLGDDCYQGELTMVGFRPQNFHLPPHRL
- a CDS encoding GNAT family N-acetyltransferase, with the translated sequence MLLLPYNESLQLEFVMLNCCAKNRAELNGPYTVASAKQMFEKILDDENIYSMAVLESTSRDYMGHVFIANLDSEPELGFIFDKSYWGKGLATEALKAFFPKACRELGLNKVKANVNSNHQASMAVLKKLGFVKTKESKDIYGPYFEMEFTSDAVVGESSAA